One region of Luteolibacter rhizosphaerae genomic DNA includes:
- a CDS encoding putative manganese-dependent inorganic diphosphatase — protein sequence MESPRRSLPFYVIGHRNPDTDAICSAIGNAALLRATGEPAAIAARCGDVPARTAWVLEQAGIETPPLVMDVRATAGMICRRDVVQVAPTDTFLVAYRRMLASGVRCVPVVDADGHVHGILRYLDLLELLVPGDASGIHARTVSVSLSKIAVTLQAESVGAEMPLGDDEEELILLVGASSQSTVERRLKLAAKEGNVNRFFVICGDRPVVQHYAIENGARALLVTGGNGVEPALRDLAKKRGVVVLLCSQDTASSSTLIRCSRTVRHVMDKDFINIAGNEPVSRLRKSLAPLEQDLFPVEDAITKEMVGVLSKSDLIDPPRTRLALVDHNEFAQAVTGVEESEIVEVIDHHRLAGDLVSREPIRFLNEPVGSTSTLVARKFRHRYLEPDRGTALCLCAGIIADTLCLTSPTTAELDHEMLGWLSELAGIDPASFKKDFFAVGSLLATGTPDAILNADRKEFVDEGVKVTIAQVEELGLQGFAPRREELETALKALVKENGYELAVLVVTDIAEHHSLVLAAGEPSFVANIPYAKIDASLYDAPGVVSRKKQIFPAVCQALRRAN from the coding sequence ATGGAATCGCCCCGCCGCAGCCTGCCATTCTACGTTATCGGCCACCGGAACCCGGACACGGATGCGATCTGTTCCGCCATCGGGAATGCCGCGTTGCTGCGTGCCACGGGTGAGCCTGCCGCTATCGCCGCGCGTTGCGGGGATGTCCCGGCGCGCACCGCCTGGGTGCTGGAGCAGGCCGGGATCGAGACGCCCCCGCTGGTCATGGATGTCCGCGCCACCGCGGGCATGATCTGCCGCCGGGATGTCGTACAGGTCGCGCCCACCGATACCTTCCTCGTGGCCTACCGCCGCATGCTCGCCAGCGGCGTGCGCTGCGTGCCGGTGGTGGATGCGGATGGCCACGTCCACGGCATCCTCCGCTATCTCGATTTGCTGGAGCTGCTCGTCCCCGGCGATGCCAGCGGCATTCACGCCCGGACCGTCAGCGTCTCGCTTTCCAAGATAGCCGTGACCCTCCAGGCGGAGAGCGTCGGCGCAGAGATGCCCTTGGGCGATGACGAGGAGGAACTGATCCTGCTTGTCGGCGCCTCCTCTCAATCCACCGTCGAGCGCCGCTTGAAGCTCGCGGCGAAGGAGGGGAACGTGAACCGCTTCTTCGTCATCTGCGGGGACCGTCCCGTGGTGCAGCATTACGCGATCGAGAACGGCGCCCGCGCCCTGCTCGTCACCGGAGGTAATGGCGTCGAGCCCGCCCTGCGCGATCTCGCCAAGAAGCGCGGCGTGGTCGTGCTGCTCTGTTCCCAGGACACCGCCAGCTCCTCGACCCTCATCCGTTGCTCCCGCACGGTCCGTCACGTGATGGACAAGGACTTCATCAATATCGCGGGGAACGAGCCGGTCTCGCGCCTGCGGAAGAGCCTCGCCCCGCTGGAGCAGGATCTCTTCCCGGTGGAGGACGCCATCACCAAGGAGATGGTCGGCGTGCTCTCGAAGTCCGACCTGATCGATCCGCCGCGCACGCGTCTCGCCTTGGTGGATCACAACGAATTCGCCCAAGCCGTCACCGGCGTGGAGGAGTCGGAGATTGTCGAGGTGATCGACCACCACCGCCTCGCCGGCGACTTGGTCTCCCGCGAGCCGATCCGCTTCCTGAATGAGCCGGTGGGCTCCACCTCCACCCTCGTCGCGCGTAAATTCCGCCACCGCTACCTGGAGCCGGACCGCGGCACCGCCCTCTGCCTCTGCGCGGGCATTATCGCGGACACGCTTTGCCTGACTTCGCCGACCACCGCGGAGCTCGATCATGAAATGCTCGGTTGGCTCAGCGAACTCGCCGGGATCGATCCCGCCAGCTTCAAGAAGGACTTCTTCGCCGTCGGCTCCCTGCTCGCCACCGGCACCCCGGACGCGATCCTGAATGCCGACCGCAAGGAGTTCGTCGATGAAGGCGTGAAGGTCACGATTGCCCAAGTCGAGGAGCTCGGCCTGCAAGGCTTCGCGCCGCGTCGCGAGGAGCTGGAGACGGCGCTCAAGGCGCTGGTGAAGGAGAACGGCTACGAACTGGCCGTGTTGGTCGTCACGGATATCGCAGAACACCACAGCCTGGTGCTGGCGGCGGGCGAGCCGAGCTTCGTTGCGAACATTCCTTACGCCAAGATCGACGCCAGCCTCTACGACGCGCCAGGTGTGGTGAGCCGGAAGAAGCAGATCTTCCCCGCCGTCTGCCAAGCGCTCCGCCGCGCGAACTGA
- a CDS encoding SDR family oxidoreductase: MKHVLITGCTRGLGLAMARGFAARGWTVSGCGTNASAAAALQKELGEKHRITRCDVTSPDEVAAFAADILAGPGAPDLLLNNAALINRNAPLWEVTPEDFSRVMDVNLKGVHLICRGFLPAMIARGSGVVVNFSSGWGRSTSPEVAPYCCTKWGIEGLTSALAQELPRGLAAVALNPGIIDTDMLRSSFGSASSAYPDPAHWAVKVVPFLEKLGPSDNGAALTAPQ, from the coding sequence ATGAAGCACGTTTTGATCACCGGTTGCACCCGTGGCTTGGGCCTCGCGATGGCGCGCGGATTCGCGGCGCGGGGCTGGACCGTCTCGGGTTGTGGCACGAATGCCTCCGCCGCCGCGGCCCTGCAGAAAGAGCTGGGAGAGAAGCACCGGATCACCCGCTGCGACGTGACTTCGCCGGATGAGGTGGCCGCTTTCGCCGCCGATATCCTGGCCGGGCCGGGAGCGCCGGATCTGCTGCTGAACAATGCAGCTCTGATCAACCGGAACGCACCGCTCTGGGAGGTGACGCCGGAGGATTTCTCGCGAGTGATGGACGTGAACCTAAAGGGCGTGCACCTGATCTGCCGGGGCTTCCTGCCCGCGATGATTGCTCGCGGATCCGGGGTGGTGGTAAATTTCTCGTCCGGCTGGGGACGGTCGACTTCTCCCGAGGTGGCCCCCTACTGCTGCACGAAGTGGGGAATCGAGGGGCTGACCAGTGCGCTGGCCCAAGAGCTGCCGCGGGGACTGGCCGCTGTAGCGCTGAATCCGGGGATCATCGACACGGACATGCTGCGGAGCAGTTTCGGCTCGGCCTCCTCCGCCTATCCGGACCCCGCGCATTGGGCGGTGAAGGTGGTGCCCTTCCTGGAGAAGCTGGGGCCATCCGATAACGGGGCAGCGCTCACCGCCCCGCAGTGA
- a CDS encoding zinc metallopeptidase, with the protein MTFDSLLLLAQQPQGGGISVGYFLIIGASMLLSFMVGGMLKRRFRQYSQIPISMTGEEVAKAMLRQNNIHDVQVISTPGQLTDHYDPVRKTVNLSEVVYHVNSVAAAAVAAHEVGHAVQHQQAYAWLGFRSKMVPAVQLASTIQQYLMMGAVFGLATMGSPVMLWVWAAVFGVTALFAVVTLPVEFDASKRALVWLERSGIANQMEHSRAKNALFWAAMTYVVGAIGAIAQALYFIMLILGQRNSDER; encoded by the coding sequence ATGACTTTCGATTCGCTCCTCCTTCTTGCCCAACAACCGCAAGGCGGCGGGATTTCCGTTGGCTACTTTCTCATCATCGGCGCTTCCATGCTGTTGAGCTTCATGGTCGGCGGCATGCTGAAGCGCCGTTTCCGCCAGTATTCCCAGATCCCGATCTCCATGACCGGTGAGGAAGTGGCCAAGGCGATGTTGAGGCAGAACAATATCCACGATGTGCAGGTCATCAGCACCCCCGGCCAGCTCACCGACCACTATGACCCGGTCCGCAAGACGGTGAACCTCAGCGAGGTGGTCTACCACGTGAATTCCGTGGCCGCCGCCGCGGTGGCAGCTCACGAAGTGGGCCACGCCGTACAGCACCAGCAGGCCTACGCCTGGCTGGGCTTCCGCTCGAAAATGGTTCCCGCCGTGCAGCTCGCCAGCACCATTCAGCAATACCTGATGATGGGGGCCGTGTTCGGTTTGGCCACCATGGGTTCGCCGGTGATGCTCTGGGTCTGGGCCGCTGTGTTTGGCGTGACCGCCCTCTTCGCCGTGGTGACCCTGCCGGTTGAGTTCGATGCCAGCAAGCGCGCCCTCGTGTGGCTGGAGCGTAGTGGCATCGCGAACCAGATGGAGCACAGCCGCGCGAAGAACGCCCTTTTCTGGGCCGCGATGACCTACGTGGTCGGAGCCATCGGCGCGATCGCCCAAGCCCTCTACTTCATAATGCTGATCCTCGGCCAGCGGAACAGCGACGAGCGCTAA
- the argS gene encoding arginine--tRNA ligase, producing the protein MTLIQDLEARLANAFQSVLGETVSAPVVAAADLRFGDYQSNAAMALAKQRKTNPRALAEQVIAALDLADLGTADIAGPGFINFKLAPSSFAARAKEQLADPRLGVPEAAEKKTIVLDFSAPNVAKPMHIGHIRSTIIGDALSRIARFLGHHVITDNHIGDWGTQFGMVTWAWKQGLNEQALLENPLQELLRLYRHASDSSKADESIREACRQELVKLQQGDEENFAIWQRCIELSRAGLDKIYDRLDVSFDHWLGESAYNDALAPLVERLQADGIARESEGALCIFSNGEPADQAKDPFLIRKDGEWTDFPMIIRKSDGAFNYATTDIATVEFRRKEWKADAAWYVVDHRQSQHFHQLFSVAARLGYGEMDLRHISFGTILGTDGKPLKTRAGDLPQLDDVLDEAVVAAASAVAERSRVETEEDRKALAELIGISAVKFTELSHHRLSDYVFDLNKMLALQGDTAPYLQYSVVRCRSIFRKLEQAVDLSTVTPLLVEDAEIHLARFLARYGEVVPTLLDDHRPNLLANYLLELARAYHSFNEACPVLKAEEPLRNSRLLLCELTSRVLVHGLGLLGIRCPDQM; encoded by the coding sequence ATGACCCTCATCCAGGACCTAGAAGCCCGTTTGGCGAATGCCTTCCAGAGCGTGCTCGGCGAGACCGTTTCCGCCCCCGTCGTTGCGGCCGCCGACCTGCGCTTCGGCGATTACCAGAGCAATGCCGCAATGGCGCTGGCCAAGCAGCGGAAGACCAATCCGCGTGCACTGGCCGAGCAGGTGATCGCCGCCTTGGATCTGGCCGACCTCGGCACTGCTGATATCGCCGGCCCCGGCTTCATCAATTTCAAGCTCGCCCCCTCCTCTTTCGCCGCCCGGGCCAAGGAGCAGCTCGCGGACCCCCGCCTCGGTGTGCCGGAAGCCGCGGAGAAGAAGACCATCGTGCTCGACTTCTCCGCGCCGAACGTGGCCAAGCCGATGCACATCGGCCACATCCGCTCGACCATCATCGGCGACGCGCTTTCCCGCATTGCCCGCTTCCTTGGTCACCATGTCATCACGGATAACCATATCGGCGACTGGGGCACCCAGTTCGGCATGGTCACCTGGGCATGGAAGCAGGGCCTGAACGAGCAAGCCCTCTTGGAGAATCCTCTCCAGGAACTCCTGCGCCTCTATCGCCACGCCAGCGATTCCTCGAAGGCGGATGAGTCGATCCGCGAAGCCTGCCGCCAGGAGCTGGTGAAACTCCAGCAGGGGGATGAAGAAAACTTCGCCATCTGGCAGCGCTGCATCGAGCTCTCTCGCGCGGGTCTAGATAAGATCTACGATCGCCTCGATGTCAGCTTCGACCACTGGCTGGGTGAGAGCGCCTACAACGACGCGCTCGCGCCTCTCGTCGAGCGTCTCCAGGCGGATGGCATCGCCCGCGAAAGCGAGGGCGCCCTCTGCATTTTCTCAAATGGCGAGCCCGCCGATCAGGCGAAGGACCCCTTCCTCATCCGCAAGGATGGCGAGTGGACGGACTTCCCGATGATCATCCGCAAGAGCGATGGCGCCTTCAACTACGCCACCACGGACATCGCTACCGTCGAGTTCCGCCGCAAGGAATGGAAGGCGGATGCCGCTTGGTATGTGGTCGATCACCGCCAGTCCCAGCACTTCCACCAGCTCTTCTCCGTCGCCGCACGCCTCGGTTATGGCGAGATGGACCTGCGCCACATCTCCTTTGGCACCATCCTCGGCACCGATGGCAAGCCGCTCAAGACGCGGGCAGGGGATCTGCCGCAGCTCGATGACGTCTTGGATGAAGCCGTTGTCGCCGCTGCCAGCGCCGTCGCGGAGCGCAGCCGGGTTGAGACGGAGGAGGACCGCAAGGCTCTCGCCGAGCTTATCGGTATCAGCGCTGTGAAGTTCACCGAGCTCTCGCATCACCGCCTCTCGGACTATGTTTTCGATCTGAACAAGATGCTCGCCCTGCAGGGGGATACCGCACCGTATCTTCAATACAGCGTCGTCCGCTGCCGTTCGATCTTCCGTAAGCTGGAGCAAGCGGTGGACCTCTCCACCGTCACCCCGCTCTTGGTCGAGGATGCCGAGATCCACTTGGCCCGCTTCCTCGCCCGCTATGGCGAGGTGGTGCCCACGCTTCTCGACGATCATCGCCCGAACCTGCTGGCAAACTACCTGCTGGAGCTGGCGCGTGCCTATCACTCCTTCAACGAAGCCTGCCCGGTCCTCAAGGCCGAGGAGCCGCTGCGGAATAGCCGCTTGCTCCTCTGCGAGCTCACCAGCCGCGTGCTCGTCCACGGCCTCGGCCTGCTCGGCATCCGCTGCCCGGACCAGATGTAA
- a CDS encoding ATP-dependent helicase, with translation MAGGFSFDSLNKAQRDAVASLDGPVLILAGAGTGKTRTVTCRISNMLERGIAPENILAVTFTNKAAVEMRERIGGMVSKKKAEAMTVCTFHSLCVRLLRGGIHKLGYKKNFSICSGSDQVGIMKQLIVRMGGSDEKVKAEAVLSEISKVKNKGGDVQDMDDDFFASLAVAYQNEMRAQNAVDFDDLLLLAEQLLREHSDVRDYFRSVYKRVTVDEFQDTNGLQMKLLQQLVGPPYHVCVVGDDDQSIYGWRGAESANILEFERFFPNPKIILLEENYRSTHAILHTANSLIRRNAGRREKSLKSTIMGGEPVQLVGMPGDEEEATYISEEILVDKARGNRPWEDFAILFRTNKQSRKLEEALRERKIPYRMVGAQSFYDRREVKDALAYTALLDDPEGDVPLLRVLNSPPRGIGQATAMLATDFSREIGASVWRALCDENFLAQLSTKVRNSIETFTTQVLTAKMKVDAKVMPANEVLKEFLDEIEYLPWLERGCKTDQEKLQRGEGLSEVVNELAKAVERGKSLRKFLDDSALASDREDDDLEKKSGATLITLHASKGLEFPNVFLVGLEEGVLPHQRSVTEGTKDEERRLLYVGITRAQLKLTMTYCTQRMKWGQPVSCQPSSFLEELDDTHLIHTTYDDVMGAEADDEELDNFFGGLKDFLKS, from the coding sequence ATGGCAGGGGGCTTTTCTTTCGACTCACTCAACAAGGCCCAGCGGGATGCCGTGGCCTCCCTCGATGGCCCGGTCCTCATTCTTGCAGGTGCAGGTACGGGTAAAACCCGCACGGTGACATGCCGGATCTCGAACATGCTCGAGCGGGGAATCGCGCCGGAGAACATCCTCGCGGTGACCTTCACCAACAAGGCGGCGGTGGAAATGCGCGAGCGTATCGGCGGCATGGTCTCGAAGAAGAAGGCGGAGGCGATGACCGTCTGCACCTTCCACTCGCTCTGCGTGCGCCTGCTCCGCGGCGGCATCCACAAGCTCGGCTACAAGAAGAACTTCTCGATCTGCTCCGGCAGCGATCAGGTAGGCATCATGAAGCAGCTCATCGTCCGCATGGGCGGCAGCGATGAGAAGGTGAAGGCGGAAGCCGTCCTCTCCGAGATCTCCAAGGTGAAGAACAAGGGCGGCGACGTTCAGGACATGGACGACGACTTCTTCGCCTCCCTCGCCGTGGCTTATCAGAACGAGATGCGCGCCCAGAACGCCGTCGACTTCGATGATCTCCTGCTCCTTGCCGAACAACTTCTGCGCGAGCACAGCGACGTGCGCGACTACTTCCGCAGCGTTTACAAGCGGGTCACGGTCGACGAGTTCCAAGACACGAACGGTCTGCAGATGAAGCTCCTTCAGCAGCTTGTCGGCCCGCCCTACCATGTCTGCGTGGTGGGTGATGACGACCAGTCCATCTACGGCTGGCGCGGTGCGGAGAGCGCGAATATCCTCGAGTTCGAGCGCTTCTTCCCGAATCCCAAGATCATCCTGCTGGAGGAGAACTACCGCTCCACCCACGCCATCCTGCACACGGCGAACAGCCTGATCCGCAGGAACGCCGGGCGCCGCGAGAAGTCGCTCAAGTCCACCATCATGGGCGGCGAGCCGGTGCAGCTCGTCGGCATGCCCGGCGATGAGGAGGAAGCCACCTACATCTCCGAGGAGATCCTCGTGGACAAGGCCCGCGGCAACCGCCCTTGGGAAGATTTCGCAATCCTCTTCCGCACCAACAAGCAGAGCCGGAAGTTGGAGGAGGCTCTGCGCGAACGGAAGATCCCTTATCGCATGGTCGGGGCCCAGAGCTTCTACGACCGCCGCGAGGTGAAGGACGCGCTGGCCTACACGGCCCTGTTAGATGATCCGGAGGGCGACGTGCCCTTGCTGCGCGTTCTCAACTCGCCGCCTCGCGGAATCGGTCAGGCGACCGCGATGCTCGCCACCGACTTCAGCCGCGAGATCGGTGCCAGTGTCTGGCGCGCCCTCTGTGACGAGAACTTCCTCGCCCAGCTTTCCACCAAGGTCCGCAACTCGATCGAGACTTTCACCACCCAGGTCCTCACCGCGAAGATGAAGGTGGATGCCAAGGTCATGCCGGCCAACGAGGTGCTGAAGGAGTTTCTCGACGAGATCGAGTATCTCCCGTGGCTCGAACGTGGCTGCAAGACGGACCAGGAAAAGTTGCAGCGTGGCGAGGGGCTCTCCGAGGTCGTCAACGAACTCGCCAAGGCGGTCGAACGCGGCAAGAGTCTGCGCAAGTTCCTCGACGATAGCGCGCTGGCTTCCGACCGTGAGGACGACGATCTGGAGAAGAAGTCCGGTGCCACCCTCATCACGCTCCACGCCTCGAAGGGGCTGGAGTTCCCGAATGTCTTCCTCGTGGGCTTGGAAGAGGGCGTGCTTCCCCACCAGCGCAGCGTGACGGAGGGCACCAAGGACGAGGAGCGCCGCCTGCTCTACGTCGGCATCACCCGCGCGCAGTTGAAGCTCACCATGACCTACTGCACCCAGCGCATGAAGTGGGGGCAGCCGGTTTCCTGTCAGCCCAGCAGCTTCCTGGAGGAGCTGGATGACACCCATCTCATCCATACCACCTATGACGATGTGATGGGGGCGGAGGCGGATGACGAGGAGTTGGACAATTTCTTCGGCGGCCTGAAGGATTTCCTCAAGAGCTAG